The following proteins are encoded in a genomic region of uncultured Vibrio sp.:
- a CDS encoding aspartate:alanine antiporter: MNIDVVYLLEQNPILLIFVVLAIGLAFGKIRFGKLQLGNSIGVLITSLIMGHLGFSFNAEALTIGFMLFIYCVGIEAGPNFFGIFFRDGKHYFILSMTVLVTAVCLTYGLSHYFGLDFGLSAGMMAGALTATPVLVGAQDALNSGLATIPRNMDFSLVLENLSVGYAMAYLIGLISMIMFAKLLPRLQKQNLSDSAQQIAQERGLGNSGQRKVYLPIIRAYRVGPELIDWTDGKNLRELGIYRQTGCYIERIRRNGILAHPDGDAILQEGDEIALVGFPDSHARLDSSFRNGKEVFDRNLLDLRIVEEEIVVKSDAIAGKRLSDLNLSEFGCFLNRVVRAQIEMPMDLDIVLAKGDVLQVSGEKSRVHGLAEKIGFISIHSQMADLLAFCSFFILGIMFGLITMTFGQVSFSLGNAVGLLLSGITLGFLRANHPTFGYVPQGALNMVKDLGLMFFMVGIGLSAGGKMFEHLTQVGPKVIGLAFIVSVVPVALAYLVGAYALKMNRALLFGAIIGARTCAPAMDVVNDYAKSTIPALGYAGTYAIANILMTLAGTILIILS; the protein is encoded by the coding sequence GTGAACATAGACGTCGTATATCTTCTCGAACAAAACCCTATCCTTCTAATCTTCGTCGTATTAGCCATCGGCCTTGCCTTCGGAAAAATCCGATTTGGTAAATTACAACTAGGTAACTCAATCGGAGTTCTCATCACTTCGCTTATCATGGGCCACTTGGGCTTCTCTTTTAATGCTGAAGCGTTAACAATTGGGTTTATGCTGTTTATCTACTGCGTAGGTATCGAAGCTGGTCCCAACTTCTTTGGTATCTTTTTTAGAGATGGTAAGCATTACTTTATTCTCAGCATGACTGTTCTGGTTACAGCGGTATGTTTAACTTATGGGTTAAGCCATTATTTTGGGCTCGATTTCGGGCTTTCAGCAGGTATGATGGCGGGCGCATTAACCGCAACGCCTGTTCTAGTGGGTGCACAAGACGCACTTAACTCAGGTTTGGCGACGATACCACGCAATATGGATTTTTCGCTGGTATTAGAAAACTTATCTGTTGGTTATGCCATGGCTTATCTGATTGGCTTAATCAGCATGATCATGTTCGCCAAGCTGCTGCCACGGCTACAGAAACAAAACCTGTCCGACTCAGCACAACAAATTGCTCAAGAGCGTGGGCTTGGTAACTCAGGGCAGAGAAAAGTCTATCTCCCTATCATTCGCGCGTATCGCGTTGGTCCAGAATTGATTGACTGGACGGATGGTAAAAACCTACGTGAACTGGGTATCTACCGTCAAACAGGCTGTTACATTGAGCGAATTCGCCGAAATGGTATTCTCGCCCACCCTGATGGTGACGCTATTCTGCAAGAAGGCGATGAGATTGCACTGGTTGGTTTCCCGGATAGCCACGCTCGATTGGATTCCAGTTTCCGCAACGGCAAAGAAGTCTTTGATCGCAACTTGCTGGATTTACGCATTGTTGAAGAAGAAATCGTGGTAAAAAGTGACGCAATAGCCGGTAAACGTTTATCCGACCTTAACTTGTCTGAGTTTGGTTGTTTCTTAAACCGCGTAGTGCGTGCTCAAATTGAAATGCCAATGGATTTAGACATTGTGCTTGCCAAAGGTGACGTTCTTCAGGTCAGTGGCGAAAAAAGTCGCGTACATGGTCTTGCTGAAAAAATCGGTTTCATCTCGATTCACAGCCAAATGGCAGACTTATTAGCATTTTGTAGCTTCTTCATTCTGGGCATTATGTTTGGTCTTATCACGATGACATTTGGCCAAGTGTCGTTCAGCTTAGGTAATGCGGTAGGTTTATTGCTTTCTGGTATTACCTTGGGCTTCTTGCGTGCCAACCACCCTACTTTCGGCTACGTACCACAAGGCGCGCTGAACATGGTTAAAGACCTTGGTTTAATGTTCTTTATGGTCGGCATTGGCCTCAGTGCTGGTGGAAAAATGTTCGAGCATCTGACACAGGTAGGTCCGAAAGTCATCGGCTTGGCCTTTATTGTCAGCGTGGTTCCTGTAGCACTGGCGTATTTAGTTGGCGCCTATGCACTTAAAATGAATCGAGCATTGCTTTTTGGTGCCATTATTGGCGCTCGTACATGTGCACCGGCCATGGACGTAGTAAACGACTACGCGAAGTCAACGATTCCCGCACTAGGCTACGCTGGCACGTATGCAATAGCAAACATCTTAATGACGCTAGCGGGTACGATTCTCATCATATTGAGTTGA
- the fabV gene encoding enoyl-ACP reductase FabV: MIIKPRIRGFICTTTHPVGCEANVKEQIAFTKAQGPIKNAPKRVLVVGASSGYGLSSRIAAAFGGGASTIGVFFEKEGTEKKPGTAGFYNAAAFEKLAREEGLYAKSLNGDAFSNEAKEKTIELIKEDLGQIDMVVYSLASPVRKLPETGELIRSSLKPIGETYTSTAVDTNKDVIIEASVEPATEEEIKDTVTVMGGEDWELWINALSEAGVLAEGCKTVAYSYIGTELTWPIYWDGALGKAKMDLDRAATALNEKLAETGGSANVAVLKSVVTQASSAIPVMPLYIAMVFKKMREEGVHEGCMEQIYRMFSQRLYKEDGSAAEVDDMNRLRLDDWELREDIQQHCRDLWPQITTENLKELTDYVEYKEEFLKLFGFGVDGVDYEADVNPAVEADFIQI; the protein is encoded by the coding sequence ATGATCATCAAACCTAGAATTCGTGGATTTATCTGTACTACTACGCACCCTGTTGGTTGTGAAGCTAATGTAAAAGAACAAATTGCTTTCACTAAAGCACAAGGCCCAATTAAAAACGCACCAAAACGCGTTCTTGTTGTGGGTGCATCAAGTGGGTATGGTCTATCTTCTCGTATCGCTGCGGCATTTGGTGGCGGTGCATCAACTATCGGTGTGTTCTTTGAAAAAGAAGGCACAGAGAAGAAGCCTGGCACAGCAGGTTTTTATAACGCTGCCGCTTTCGAAAAGTTGGCACGTGAAGAAGGTCTGTATGCGAAAAGCCTGAACGGCGATGCTTTCTCAAACGAAGCAAAAGAGAAAACAATCGAGCTGATCAAAGAAGACTTGGGTCAGATTGATATGGTGGTTTACTCACTGGCTTCCCCAGTACGTAAATTACCAGAAACGGGTGAACTGATTCGTTCATCTCTAAAACCAATCGGTGAAACTTACACATCGACAGCGGTTGATACCAACAAAGACGTGATCATCGAAGCAAGTGTTGAGCCTGCAACAGAAGAAGAGATCAAAGATACAGTCACCGTAATGGGTGGTGAAGACTGGGAACTTTGGATCAACGCACTTTCTGAAGCGGGTGTACTTGCTGAAGGTTGTAAGACCGTCGCATACAGCTACATCGGTACCGAGCTAACTTGGCCAATCTACTGGGATGGTGCGCTAGGTAAAGCGAAAATGGACCTGGACCGCGCAGCAACAGCACTTAACGAGAAACTAGCAGAAACAGGCGGCAGCGCGAACGTTGCAGTTCTTAAATCTGTTGTCACTCAGGCAAGTTCTGCAATTCCTGTAATGCCACTGTACATTGCAATGGTGTTCAAGAAGATGCGTGAAGAAGGCGTACACGAAGGTTGTATGGAGCAAATCTACCGTATGTTCAGCCAGCGTCTATACAAAGAAGATGGCTCTGCGGCAGAAGTGGACGACATGAACCGCCTTCGTCTGGACGACTGGGAACTTCGTGAAGACATCCAGCAACACTGTCGTGACCTGTGGCCACAAATTACGACTGAAAACCTAAAAGAGCTAACTGATTACGTAGAGTATAAAGAAGAGTTCTTGAAGCTATTCGGTTTTGGTGTTGACGGTGTGGATTACGAAGCAGACGTGAACCCAGCAGTAGAAGCAGATTTCATTCAAATCTAA
- a CDS encoding acyl-CoA dehydrogenase, which translates to MSSLRRKWISDPAFKLFKKVLPPLSSTEREAMEAGSVWWDAELFSGKPNFKTLHHYPTPTLTAEEQSFMDNELVTLLDMLDEQKIVKEDRDLSPEVWEFLRKERFLSLIISKEYGGREFSSLANSTIVSRIATRSISAAVSVMVPNSLGPGELLSHYGTQEQKDYWLPRLADGTDIPCFALTGPEAGSDAGGIPDQGVVCYGKHNGEEVLGIRLSWNKRYITLAPVATVLGLAFKLQDPDGLLGDKKDIGITCALIPADHEGVEIGERHDPLGSAFMNGPTRGEDVFIPMDWLIGGADYAGKGWRMLVECLSAGRGISLPALGAAIGHLTTRTTGAYAYVRKQFGMSIGKFEGVAEAMGRIGGLTYLLEATRTLTTTSLDMKEKPGIVTAIAKYHMTEMARTLLNDSFDIHAGRAIQDGPMNYLAKHYVGIPVAITVEGANILTRNLMIFGQGATRCHPYVLKEMEAAANPDTEQGAKEFDDLLFKHIKHATGNTFGALGAALTGSRFIKAEMSGPTKKYYKDITRLSRDLAVSADFAMLTLGGDLKRKEMISARLGDGLSFLYMASAALKKYEDEGRQQGDLDFVHYAVQHCLYNAAKSLNEAYTNFPVKYVGGVLKGLLFPLGNHFNKPSDELSTRIAEAMMTPGAQRDRLTHLCYVGKAEDDNIGLMENAFLAMYDIKPLERKLVKGVKDGKVARKGLLDDRLQQALEADVLTQEEVDKIKAADKLRSKAIQVDHFSHDFSELRTDAPKKSHLNSAA; encoded by the coding sequence ATGAGCTCTTTACGAAGAAAATGGATTAGTGACCCAGCATTTAAGTTGTTTAAAAAAGTACTACCTCCGTTGTCCAGTACGGAAAGAGAAGCAATGGAAGCAGGTAGTGTCTGGTGGGATGCAGAGCTATTTTCCGGCAAACCAAATTTTAAAACGCTGCACCATTACCCAACTCCGACGCTAACAGCAGAAGAGCAATCCTTTATGGATAATGAGCTTGTAACGCTGCTCGACATGCTTGACGAACAAAAGATCGTTAAAGAAGACCGAGATTTATCTCCGGAAGTGTGGGAGTTTTTGCGTAAAGAGCGCTTTTTGTCCCTGATTATTTCTAAAGAATATGGTGGTCGTGAGTTTTCATCGTTGGCTAACTCGACGATTGTTTCGCGTATCGCGACTCGAAGCATCAGTGCCGCTGTATCGGTAATGGTACCAAACTCACTTGGTCCTGGGGAGCTTCTTTCTCATTACGGTACACAAGAGCAAAAAGATTACTGGTTGCCACGTCTCGCTGACGGTACGGACATCCCATGTTTCGCGCTTACAGGCCCTGAAGCAGGTTCTGATGCGGGCGGTATCCCAGATCAGGGCGTGGTTTGTTACGGCAAGCATAATGGTGAAGAAGTGCTTGGTATTCGCCTTAGCTGGAACAAACGTTACATTACTCTTGCGCCGGTTGCTACGGTTCTTGGTCTGGCATTTAAACTACAGGACCCTGACGGTTTGCTTGGTGACAAGAAAGATATTGGTATCACTTGTGCACTGATTCCTGCCGATCACGAAGGTGTTGAAATTGGTGAACGCCACGACCCACTAGGCTCAGCGTTCATGAATGGCCCAACGCGTGGTGAAGATGTATTCATCCCAATGGATTGGTTGATCGGTGGTGCGGATTATGCTGGCAAAGGCTGGCGTATGTTGGTTGAATGTTTGTCGGCTGGTCGCGGTATCTCATTACCAGCGCTTGGCGCAGCTATTGGGCACCTAACAACAAGAACAACCGGCGCATACGCATACGTACGTAAACAGTTCGGCATGTCTATCGGTAAATTCGAAGGTGTGGCAGAAGCGATGGGCCGTATCGGTGGTTTAACCTACCTGCTTGAAGCGACGCGCACCCTGACAACCACGTCGTTAGACATGAAAGAAAAGCCGGGGATCGTAACCGCTATTGCTAAATATCATATGACTGAGATGGCACGTACGCTTCTTAACGATTCATTTGATATTCACGCAGGTCGAGCTATCCAAGATGGCCCAATGAACTACTTGGCGAAACATTACGTTGGTATCCCAGTTGCGATTACTGTAGAAGGTGCAAACATTCTGACTCGTAACCTGATGATCTTCGGTCAAGGTGCGACGCGTTGTCATCCATACGTACTAAAAGAAATGGAAGCAGCAGCAAACCCAGATACGGAGCAAGGCGCGAAAGAGTTTGATGATTTGTTGTTCAAACACATCAAACATGCAACCGGAAACACATTCGGTGCATTGGGCGCAGCATTGACGGGTTCTCGTTTTATCAAAGCAGAAATGAGTGGCCCAACGAAGAAGTACTACAAGGACATCACGCGTCTAAGTCGAGACCTTGCGGTAAGCGCAGACTTCGCTATGTTGACACTGGGTGGTGACCTGAAACGTAAAGAGATGATCTCGGCTCGTCTGGGCGATGGTCTGAGTTTCCTATACATGGCGTCAGCAGCGCTTAAGAAGTACGAAGACGAAGGCCGTCAGCAAGGCGATCTAGACTTCGTTCACTACGCCGTGCAGCACTGTTTGTACAATGCCGCTAAGTCACTAAACGAAGCTTATACTAATTTCCCGGTGAAATACGTTGGTGGTGTATTGAAGGGACTTCTATTCCCATTAGGTAATCACTTCAACAAGCCTAGTGATGAACTGAGTACACGCATTGCAGAAGCTATGATGACGCCGGGTGCACAGCGAGATCGTTTGACTCATTTATGCTACGTAGGTAAAGCAGAAGATGACAATATCGGTTTGATGGAGAACGCCTTCCTTGCGATGTACGATATCAAACCGTTAGAGCGTAAGCTTGTTAAGGGCGTTAAAGATGGGAAAGTCGCTCGTAAAGGTCTGTTGGACGACCGCTTACAACAAGCGCTAGAGGCTGACGTATTAACTCAGGAAGAAGTCGATAAGATTAAAGCGGCGGACAAACTGCGTTCCAAAGCGATTCAAGTGGACCACTTTAGCCACGACTTTTCGGAACTTCGTACCGATGCGCCAAAAAAGTCACATCTTAATTCAGCCGCTTAA
- a CDS encoding TetR/AcrR family transcriptional regulator, translating to MAPRTSTKEKILNVAEGLFAEYGFNDTSLRTITGRANVNLASVNYHFGDKKTLVRAVLDRYLEALMPSIKTSLIELNTRDNYTMEEVFESLRLPLSTLNEVRPNGTALFMLLLGRGYTDVQGHLRWFITTRYEEVLKLFTASIMKANPELTEELLFWRLHFTLGTCVFTMASSQALSELADSKFNKEVDIKSVVDLLIPYLSAGMSAK from the coding sequence ATGGCCCCGAGAACTTCAACAAAAGAAAAAATACTTAATGTCGCAGAAGGGTTGTTTGCTGAGTATGGGTTCAATGATACATCACTGAGAACCATTACTGGCAGAGCGAATGTAAATCTTGCATCAGTAAATTACCACTTTGGCGATAAGAAGACGCTGGTTCGAGCGGTTTTAGACCGATATCTAGAAGCACTGATGCCGAGTATCAAAACCTCTCTCATCGAGCTAAATACACGCGATAACTACACAATGGAAGAAGTGTTTGAATCGCTAAGATTGCCATTAAGTACACTTAATGAAGTAAGACCAAATGGTACAGCCCTATTTATGTTGTTATTAGGTAGAGGTTACACGGATGTACAAGGGCATTTACGTTGGTTCATCACCACTCGTTACGAAGAGGTATTGAAATTATTTACTGCCTCTATCATGAAAGCGAACCCAGAGCTAACGGAAGAGCTACTGTTCTGGCGATTACATTTTACGCTCGGAACGTGTGTTTTTACGATGGCATCTAGTCAAGCACTATCAGAGCTTGCAGATAGTAAATTTAATAAAGAAGTCGATATTAAGTCTGTCGTCGATTTGTTAATTCCTTACTTGTCAGCAGGTATGTCAGCGAAGTAA
- the nhaA gene encoding Na+/H+ antiporter NhaA gives MNDAIRDFFKMESAGGILLVIAAAIAMTIANTPLGETYQSILHTYVLGMSVSHWINDGLMAVFFLLIGLEVKRELLEGALKSKETAIFPAIAAVGGMLAPALIYVAFNASDAQAVSGWAIPAATDIAFALGIMALLGKRVPVSLKVFLLALAIIDDLGVVVIIALFYTGDLSTMALLVGFAMTGLLFLLNAKKVTKLTPYMIVGAILWFAVLKSGVHATLAGVVIGFAIPLQGKPGEHSPLKHMEHALHPYVAFGILPLFAFANAGISLEGVSLSGLTSMLPLGIALGLLVGKPLGIFTFSWAAVKLGVAKLPEGISFKHIFAVSVLCGIGFTMSIFISSLAFGNVSPEFDTYARLGILMGSTTAAIIGYLLLHLSLPKKSLA, from the coding sequence ATGAACGATGCCATTCGTGACTTTTTCAAAATGGAATCCGCAGGAGGCATTCTTCTCGTAATTGCTGCTGCGATTGCGATGACCATTGCAAACACACCTCTGGGCGAAACTTATCAATCTATTCTGCATACTTATGTTTTGGGTATGTCTGTATCTCACTGGATCAATGATGGCCTAATGGCTGTGTTTTTCTTACTAATTGGCCTTGAGGTTAAACGAGAGCTACTTGAAGGTGCGTTGAAATCAAAAGAAACAGCGATCTTCCCTGCGATTGCAGCGGTCGGTGGTATGTTGGCACCCGCGCTTATTTATGTTGCATTTAATGCGAGTGATGCTCAAGCGGTCTCTGGCTGGGCAATTCCAGCAGCAACCGATATCGCCTTTGCATTGGGTATTATGGCCCTTCTGGGTAAACGTGTCCCGGTAAGCCTAAAAGTATTCCTGTTGGCTCTGGCTATCATCGATGACTTAGGTGTTGTGGTTATCATCGCGCTATTCTACACGGGCGATCTATCGACAATGGCTTTGCTAGTTGGTTTTGCCATGACTGGTTTACTTTTCTTGTTGAACGCTAAGAAAGTGACCAAACTAACACCATATATGATTGTGGGTGCCATCCTTTGGTTTGCTGTTCTTAAATCGGGTGTTCACGCGACGCTTGCGGGGGTGGTAATCGGTTTTGCTATCCCGCTTCAAGGCAAGCCGGGCGAGCATTCGCCGCTGAAACACATGGAGCATGCTCTTCACCCATACGTGGCGTTTGGTATTCTTCCACTGTTTGCGTTTGCCAACGCTGGTATTTCTTTAGAAGGCGTATCTTTATCTGGCTTAACGTCAATGTTGCCATTAGGTATCGCGCTTGGTTTGTTAGTTGGTAAGCCTCTGGGTATTTTCACCTTCAGCTGGGCGGCAGTGAAGCTGGGCGTGGCGAAGCTACCAGAAGGTATCAGTTTCAAACATATATTCGCTGTGTCTGTGCTTTGTGGTATTGGCTTTACGATGTCTATCTTTATCTCGTCACTTGCATTCGGCAATGTGAGTCCGGAGTTCGATACTTACGCACGACTAGGTATTTTGATGGGGTCAACGACAGCCGCGATAATCGGATATCTATTGCTGCATCTATCTTTACCTAAAAAGTCACTGGCGTAA
- a CDS encoding lipocalin-like domain-containing protein: MVKKSSKKRFLAAILFFVAGAVLLGALYSLFWSEETVTQETTINSLLTREDKTIFEPVLPDEHVSLPADFRFHPKYQHEWWNYFAKLQDKNGEVYNVQWSYFRVATDERETRGWQNPQLYISHIVISHGTQVWKEQRVARGGIGQAGMQNRPFSLWIDNWNWRSLGATPFPGKLVVSTDEFSVDLNTQTNGPFVVNGDRGFQVKHALQSVASFSFSAPFLNVKGNLNVNGQRIPVSGSAWTQKEWGSGLIGEGQQGWDWLTLNLDDGRGLTVSRYRHHGQMPHIFGTLSTRSGQVINLTEKDITIQPLQVTSLSNGKRLPLQWVIRVPQHDINLTTRVVNTNMWLPFVIPYWEGPTLASGSNEAWGFMQLTGY; the protein is encoded by the coding sequence GTGGTAAAAAAGAGTTCCAAAAAGCGCTTCTTAGCAGCAATATTGTTTTTTGTGGCAGGCGCGGTACTACTAGGCGCTTTGTATTCACTGTTTTGGTCGGAAGAGACAGTAACTCAGGAAACGACAATTAACTCGCTCCTGACCAGAGAGGACAAAACCATCTTCGAACCGGTTTTGCCTGATGAACATGTTTCATTGCCAGCTGATTTTAGGTTTCACCCCAAATACCAACACGAATGGTGGAACTACTTTGCCAAGCTGCAAGATAAAAATGGTGAGGTGTATAACGTTCAGTGGAGCTACTTTAGAGTCGCGACTGATGAACGTGAAACGAGAGGTTGGCAAAATCCACAGCTATACATCTCACACATCGTCATCAGCCATGGTACCCAGGTGTGGAAAGAGCAGCGTGTCGCGCGAGGTGGTATAGGTCAGGCTGGGATGCAAAACCGCCCATTTAGCTTATGGATTGACAATTGGAACTGGCGTTCGCTTGGCGCGACACCTTTCCCCGGTAAACTGGTTGTCTCGACAGATGAATTCAGCGTTGACCTTAATACGCAGACGAATGGACCTTTTGTTGTTAATGGTGATAGAGGCTTCCAAGTTAAGCATGCTTTGCAGTCGGTTGCCTCATTTAGCTTTAGTGCGCCTTTCCTGAATGTTAAAGGAAATTTGAATGTCAATGGGCAGCGAATTCCGGTTTCAGGATCGGCTTGGACTCAAAAAGAGTGGGGCAGTGGTTTAATCGGAGAAGGCCAACAAGGTTGGGACTGGCTCACGTTAAATTTAGATGATGGCAGAGGGTTGACGGTAAGTCGATATCGACATCATGGGCAAATGCCTCATATATTCGGCACGCTATCAACACGTTCGGGACAAGTGATTAATCTGACAGAGAAAGATATTACGATTCAACCGTTACAAGTAACCAGTTTATCGAACGGGAAACGACTGCCATTACAGTGGGTTATCCGCGTACCACAACACGATATTAATCTGACGACACGCGTTGTTAACACGAATATGTGGCTCCCGTTTGTTATCCCTTATTGGGAAGGTCCCACATTGGCATCGGGCTCTAACGAGGCATGGGGATTTATGCAATTAACTGGCTATTAG
- a CDS encoding ABC transporter permease: MLWPVVKALLGHYRRYPLQIILVWLGLTLGVSLLVGVTSINQHAKQSYTTGERLFSNPLPYRISAKHSANKVPQGFYIQLRRAGFNQCAPFDVIHLDARSDMNLMLVGIDPVAMIPLQQGKSLGEMPILSIMKPPYPILISQDLASYMSWQDGDFIEMSDGSRLGPLQVDQNSLLSGTRLITDISLLRMLKRSSGLSSILCGEMSEEKLSALKKMLPNGMTLTHNTRNELESLTKAFHMNLTAMGMLSFLVGLFIFYQAMSLSLIQRQRLVGILRQAGVSGTQLAQALLLELSILVTIAWACGNFLGVILANELIPTVSTSLSDLYDANVGLSIGWSWKSSIYSLIMSAMGALISCLWPLIRLLKSQPIRLSSRLSLMRFAGREFSWQALAACAFCVAAVAVYQAPKTQEIGFTIVALMMLSVALVMPFIMWHLFQSFSYSLRWVRVRWFFADAAASMSYRGVASMAFMLALAANIGVETMVGSFRDTTDKWLNQRLAADIYIYPNNNNAARMSGWLQQQPEVNSVWWRWEKDLPTDKGVLQVVSTGASEGELDSLTVKLGVPSYWYQLHHGKSVMVSESMALKLDIRPGDVIDLHAPLGEGWQVAGVYYDYGNPYNQVMMSHRSWLYAFAGTGNVGLGVVLEDNVNGEGLKNRLENVFRLSQDRIFDDSNIYNQAMRVFDHTFAIAGTLGNITLIIAVFGLFFATLAGELSRQRHFSLLRCMGVSGKELVLLGGLQLFAFGAISALIAVPLGLALAHVIVDIIIRQSFGWSLELQTIPWEYAKTIAWAMLAIMAAGALPVIRMIKSTPMKSLRDAL, translated from the coding sequence ATGTTATGGCCCGTAGTTAAAGCACTACTCGGTCATTACCGTCGTTACCCACTGCAAATTATTCTCGTCTGGTTAGGTTTAACTTTAGGCGTATCCCTTCTGGTTGGTGTTACCTCGATTAACCAGCATGCAAAACAGAGCTATACAACGGGAGAGAGACTTTTCTCTAACCCGTTACCTTATCGAATCAGTGCCAAGCACTCCGCCAATAAAGTTCCTCAGGGTTTCTATATCCAACTGCGCCGAGCTGGCTTTAACCAATGTGCCCCGTTTGATGTGATCCATTTAGACGCTAGGTCAGATATGAATCTGATGTTGGTCGGTATTGATCCTGTCGCGATGATTCCTCTTCAGCAAGGAAAGTCTCTGGGGGAAATGCCGATTCTATCCATAATGAAGCCGCCTTATCCTATTCTGATCAGTCAAGACTTGGCTTCTTACATGAGCTGGCAAGATGGTGACTTTATTGAGATGAGCGATGGCAGCCGTCTGGGCCCGCTTCAAGTAGACCAGAATAGCCTGCTTTCAGGTACCAGGCTGATCACGGATATTTCTTTACTACGCATGTTGAAGCGCAGCTCGGGCTTGTCTTCGATTTTGTGTGGTGAAATGTCAGAAGAGAAACTGTCCGCACTGAAAAAAATGCTGCCTAATGGTATGACGCTGACGCATAACACGCGCAACGAATTAGAGTCTTTGACTAAAGCATTTCATATGAACTTAACGGCGATGGGAATGCTGTCGTTTTTGGTCGGTCTGTTTATCTTTTATCAAGCCATGTCTTTATCGCTGATTCAGCGACAACGCTTAGTAGGGATATTACGTCAAGCTGGTGTAAGCGGAACACAGCTTGCACAAGCCTTATTACTTGAACTGTCTATTCTTGTGACCATAGCTTGGGCTTGTGGCAACTTCTTAGGTGTAATACTCGCAAATGAGCTGATTCCAACAGTATCGACAAGCTTAAGTGATTTGTATGATGCTAACGTCGGTTTGTCTATTGGTTGGTCGTGGAAGTCAAGCATATACAGCTTAATCATGTCAGCGATGGGGGCCCTCATTTCTTGTTTGTGGCCGCTAATCCGCCTACTTAAATCCCAACCAATTCGATTGTCGTCTCGCCTTTCTCTGATGCGTTTTGCTGGTCGAGAGTTCTCTTGGCAAGCGCTGGCCGCATGTGCTTTCTGTGTTGCTGCGGTAGCCGTATACCAAGCGCCAAAAACACAGGAGATTGGCTTCACGATTGTCGCGCTGATGATGTTAAGTGTTGCCCTTGTCATGCCATTTATCATGTGGCATCTATTTCAGAGTTTTTCTTACTCGCTGCGTTGGGTAAGAGTCAGGTGGTTCTTCGCCGATGCTGCGGCCAGTATGAGTTATCGTGGGGTAGCGAGCATGGCATTTATGCTTGCACTCGCCGCAAATATTGGTGTTGAAACTATGGTTGGTAGTTTTAGAGATACGACCGACAAATGGCTGAATCAACGTTTGGCGGCGGACATTTATATTTACCCAAACAACAATAATGCCGCACGTATGAGCGGCTGGTTACAGCAGCAACCTGAAGTGAACTCTGTGTGGTGGCGCTGGGAAAAAGATCTACCCACTGATAAGGGCGTTTTGCAAGTTGTGAGTACGGGAGCATCTGAAGGAGAGCTTGACTCCTTAACAGTTAAACTAGGTGTGCCTAGTTACTGGTATCAGTTACACCATGGAAAAAGTGTGATGGTGAGTGAGTCCATGGCGTTGAAGCTCGATATTCGACCTGGTGATGTGATTGATCTTCATGCGCCGCTTGGTGAAGGCTGGCAAGTTGCAGGTGTCTATTATGACTATGGCAACCCCTATAACCAAGTGATGATGTCTCATCGAAGCTGGCTGTATGCTTTTGCAGGAACCGGCAATGTGGGACTTGGTGTTGTCCTTGAAGATAATGTGAATGGTGAAGGGCTGAAAAATAGGTTGGAAAACGTGTTCCGCTTATCTCAGGATCGCATTTTTGATGACAGTAATATTTATAACCAAGCAATGCGTGTTTTTGATCATACGTTTGCTATCGCGGGTACGCTGGGTAACATTACTCTTATCATCGCGGTTTTCGGTCTTTTCTTTGCGACACTGGCAGGTGAACTCTCGCGGCAACGTCACTTCTCATTGCTCAGATGTATGGGCGTGTCCGGTAAAGAGCTGGTTTTACTTGGTGGCTTACAACTCTTCGCGTTTGGGGCGATATCTGCACTGATCGCAGTGCCTCTGGGCTTAGCTCTGGCTCATGTGATTGTGGATATTATTATCAGGCAGTCTTTTGGTTGGTCACTGGAGTTACAGACGATCCCGTGGGAATACGCTAAGACGATCGCTTGGGCAATGCTGGCTATCATGGCGGCAGGTGCTTTGCCTGTGATTAGAATGATCAAAAGTACACCAATGAAGTCATTGAGGGATGCGTTGTAG